ATCTGCTATAGTGAGCACCGAATTTTTGTGATGACAGTAGATGGTATTGGTGACTTTAATATTATTCGGAAAAATAATATTATAGAAACTGGTTATGTTAATCTTGACGATATCTTGTACACATATGAAGCAACCAATCTTGAGAAAGTATATCGTGGCCCGCATCCTCTTGGCAGACGTCTCTATACAATATCATTTCCTGAACAGAAGCCTCTTGAAAGGATAATGAATGAATTATCAGGCACAGGAATTTTTATTTATTTTGAACCTATTTACCCTCTGCCCCTTGCGCAAACCGAACCGAATGATTCCCTCTGGTACGGTGAGCTGGGCCTTCAACAGATAGAAGCAGAGTATGCCTGGGATATTTCTACCGGCAGTGATCAAATCATTATATCCATCAACGATACAGGTATCGATTACGCGCACCCGGATTTAGGTCCCAACATGTGGCAGAACCTGGGTGAGGATGATGATGGGGATGGTAAGGTACTGCAATGGAACGCGTCATCTCAGGAATGGGAGTTTGATCCTGGGGATATCAACTCTGTGGATGATGATAATAACGGATATGTCGATGATTTTGTGGGTTGGGATTTCTGGAATAATGACAACGACCCCATTCATCCCCACAATAATAGCTGTCATGGCACCCAGGTGGCAGGCACCGCTGCCGAGACTCTGGCTGGCTGAGATGTATTGGAGAATCGGCAGAGAAGCGGAAGCATTTGAGAAGTTGCAGGAGATCCTTTCCATTCAGCCTAAGGTGATGACAAACGAGATCGGAAGCATAAAGCAGGATGCGCTTAGGCTTTTAGAGATTTACGGCTTTAAAGGAATTTCTCCATAGCCAGTTGATATCAACAAGTCTTCCCTGGTTTTCTGGCGGTTTGCTTCCCGTTTTTTCCCATTTCTCCTTCAATCTTCAATCGACAATCTTCAATCGTCAATGTACCATTCCCGGCGCTCTCTTCCCCCGCCGCTAACTCGAAACTTGTCCCTAAGGGACCCCTTTGGGGAAACCTGAAGCTTCTTTTTTCGCACACCAGGCACACCCTTCTAAAACAGACCTTTAACCCATGCTCCCGGATCAATGTGTCACCCATGTTGTGAAAATAAATTGTAACCTATGTCCTGGTTCGTTCAGCGCCTTTCCCCCTCGCCTTAAG
This DNA window, taken from Candidatus Neomarinimicrobiota bacterium, encodes the following:
- a CDS encoding S8 family serine peptidase translates to MSTRNQLSISHKVIGIMLVLISICYSEHRIFVMTVDGIGDFNIIRKNNIIETGYVNLDDILYTYEATNLEKVYRGPHPLGRRLYTISFPEQKPLERIMNELSGTGIFIYFEPIYPLPLAQTEPNDSLWYGELGLQQIEAEYAWDISTGSDQIIISINDTGIDYAHPDLGPNMWQNLGEDDDGDGKVLQWNASSQEWEFDPGDINSVDDDNNGYVDDFVGWDFWNNDNDPIHPHNNSCHGTQVAGTAAETLAG